The DNA sequence GGTGCTGCCGGTGCGCGTGGGGCTGACCCTGGTGCTGATGGTCCTCGCCTGTGCCGCCGCGCTGATCGTCGTGCTCTCCGGTGGCATCGCCCGGCAGATCGGAACGGCGCTGGGGGTGGGCGACACCGCGATGACGGTCTGGTCCATCGCCAAGTGGCCCGTCCTCGTGGTGCTGGTGGCCGCCATGCTGGCGCTCCTGTACTGGGCCGCCCCGAACGCCAAGGGGCGCGGTTTCAGGTTCGTGTCCCTGGGCAGCCTGCTGGCCCTGCTGATCTGGATGGCCGCATCGGCGGCCTTCGCGTTCTACGTGGCCAACTTCGGCTCGTACAACAAGACCTACGGAACTCTCGCCGGGGTCATCATCTTTCTCGTCTGGCTGTGGATCACGAACCTGGCGATCCTGCTGGGCCTCGAGTTCGACGCGGAGACGGCCCGGGAGCGGTCGGTCCTGAGCGGCCGGCCCGTCGACGAGGAACCGTACGTCGAGCCTCGCGACACGCGGAAGTGGACCGAGGAGGAACGGCGGTCCGCGGACCACCTCGACCTCGGGGCCACCGGGCGCCGAGGCCGTGACGCGCAGCAAGGGGGTGAGAGCGGCTGACGCGCGGGAAAGACTGATTGGCCCCTCCGCCCCCCTCCCGTCACGATCCGGTCTCGGACGCGGGAGGGGGGCTTGTTTTTGGCCATGGAATCGATTCCAATCATCCGTGTAATCGATTCCATGGCGTCGGTCCACCGATCCACCACCGGTCGGCGCACGAGTTTCGAGGTGTACGGAAACCACAAGGAGGTGGTCCGGACATGGCGGGCATCAAGGATGTCGCGGCCGAGGCGGGTGTGTCCGTCGCCACGGTGTCGCGCGTGCTGAACAGCCATCCGTCCGTCAGCGAAGAGGCGCGCACCCGCGTCCTCGCCGCCGTCGAGGCCCTCGGCTACCGGCCCAACGCGGTCGCCCGCTCGCTGCGCACCGCGCAGACCCGCACCCTCGGCCTGGTCATCAGTGATGTGCTCAACCCGTACTTCACCGAGCTGGCCCGCTTCGTCGAGGAGGAGGCCCGCGCGCTCGGCTACAGCGTCATCATCGGCAACGCCGACGAGCGGCCCGAA is a window from the Streptomyces sp. MMBL 11-1 genome containing:
- a CDS encoding YihY/virulence factor BrkB family protein; this encodes MKQTGNPPDSPADVSRKSWVQVLKRTAKGFKRDELADRAAGLTYYGILALFPALLVLVALLGIAGDAATRAVLENIQKLAPGSARDVLTDAVTQLQSSGGTSSVLAVVGLLGALWSASGYIAAFIRSSNAVYDMPEGRPAWKVLPVRVGLTLVLMVLACAAALIVVLSGGIARQIGTALGVGDTAMTVWSIAKWPVLVVLVAAMLALLYWAAPNAKGRGFRFVSLGSLLALLIWMAASAAFAFYVANFGSYNKTYGTLAGVIIFLVWLWITNLAILLGLEFDAETARERSVLSGRPVDEEPYVEPRDTRKWTEEERRSADHLDLGATGRRGRDAQQGGESG